DNA from Evansella sp. LMS18:
TTATGCCTCAGTCTGGCGCCAGTTTTATGAATTTCTGGACAGCCATCAGTTTTTTAACAAAAATATGGATTCTTCCATATTTGCTGAACTAATCCAGGCTCTGCAAAGTCACGAGGTTAAAAAAATCAGGTCGGTGATTTCCCGGATTAAAGCAAGGCAGCTGGAAAATCCGTAGACCATGCTCCAGGTAAATATAATCGTGCTAAAAACAACGCTGAAACAGCAGACCTGCCTTTGATAATTGCAAGGCTTACCTGCGGTTACGAAAGCTTTACCGATGCTAGGCTCTGTGAAACAATAAAATTACTGCGTACTCACCTGTCCTGCTTTTTCCTCTTCCGTACGTTCCTGCATCCCTGTCAGCAGCAGTGCGGCAATTACTGTCAATACGGCGACGGCAATCCAGCTGTAAGTAAAGGAAACATAATTAAGGCTGAGACCGAATAGGGAAGGACCGATTAAAATGCCGGAATAGGTCAGCATCATGCCAAAACCGGTTACCTTTCCTACATATTCCGTTTCAACAGTGCTGACGAGGAGAGTTAAGTAAAGCCCCGGCCATCCACTGATACAGAACCCCAGCATAAAAATGAGCACGCCAAGCAGGAATCCTGAGGTAAACTGGCTGAGAAAAACAAAGCCGAGTAAAAACAATGCTGAACAGAGAGTAACGATAATCATCAGATACTTTCTGTTTTTTAATATATAGTCACTTGACCATCCCCATACAAATCGTCCGGTTATTCCGGCAAACTGGTATAATGCCAGGTACTTGCTCGCCTCAATAAACCCTAACCCTCTTTCAGATTGAAGGAAAAGCACTAAGTAAGTTATGGAGACGAACTGGGCTAATGCAAGCAGCAGGCCTGCACTGCTAATAAATAATACATTCTTGTCCCGAAGAATCGAGCGGTACGAAACAGCTTCCATATTTTTTGATTTCTTTCTTTGATCTGGCTTTTTTTCATCCTGTGTTAAAAGTATATAAACTACAAAAGCCAGTATCAAACCGGCTCCTGTATAT
Protein-coding regions in this window:
- a CDS encoding MFS transporter, producing MSRRDFSKVFFVMAALTLATFGMFTYPTLGPLFTEIYEWTPAQIGWLMSAFYIGATLTSMISGSLTDRYGTTRCLTAGLIIIGTNVFLASFPPWYGGKLVFIALAGVGYSLVNPAINKMVVVDFPDRIRATVMSLKQMGLSAGGMVAASLLPFLSVYFGWQSAVYTGAGLILAFVVYILLTQDEKKPDQRKKSKNMEAVSYRSILRDKNVLFISSAGLLLALAQFVSITYLVLFLQSERGLGFIEASKYLALYQFAGITGRFVWGWSSDYILKNRKYLMIIVTLCSALFLLGFVFLSQFTSGFLLGVLIFMLGFCISGWPGLYLTLLVSTVETEYVGKVTGFGMMLTYSGILIGPSLFGLSLNYVSFTYSWIAVAVLTVIAALLLTGMQERTEEEKAGQVSTQ